The DNA region TTGCAGCAGGAGAAGATCATCTGGGTTGCCACCGTGCGACCAAACGGGGCGCCCCATCTCACGCCGGTTTGGTTCGTGTGGGACGCGGAAAGCTTATACATCTGCATCAGCCCCTCCAGCCGCAAGGCCCGCAACCTGGCCGAGAATCCGCAGGTAGCCGTATCTCTGGAGGACGGGCGCAATGCTGTGATCGTCGAGGGCATGGCAACGCA from Chloroflexota bacterium includes:
- a CDS encoding pyridoxamine 5'-phosphate oxidase; translated protein: MAWSSERPTERIRRRLQQEKIIWVATVRPNGAPHLTPVWFVWDAESLYICISPSSRKARNLAENPQVAVSLEDGRNAVIVEGMATHATPEEREQVAPLFLSKYDWNILTDTTYTLLLKISPRKFLAWGDDDQA